From the Conger conger chromosome 14, fConCon1.1, whole genome shotgun sequence genome, one window contains:
- the LOC133110522 gene encoding zinc finger protein 740-like isoform X4, whose protein sequence is MTHLPSSSVRDHMKWAGLLGCEAVLSSMALMQASSMAGQKKMMSPLSHGQRDNNERSSQGHMILPSGMSCPPLLIRKEGEFHSSRLLDDKEMRDSDDMQLKKKNRKSGTPCKVVVVDENGDCPLKVQKNFICEHCYGAFRSGYHLKRHILIHTGEKPFACDLCDMRFIQRYHLERHKRVHSGEKPYQCERCQQNFSRTDRLLRHRRLCQGRAVAKVENQSCCDVRAYSQEPPPTAAWSPLHPPTGRLAV, encoded by the exons ATGACACACCTACCTAGCAGCTCAGTCCGTGACCACATGAAATGG GCGGGTCTGCTGGGCTGTGAAGCGGTTCTGTCCAGCATGGCTCTCATGCAGGCTAGCTCCATGGCTGGGCAGAAGAAGATGATGTCACCATTGAGTCACGGGCAGAGGGACAACAACGAGCGCAGCTCACAGGGTCACATGATCCTGCCTTCTGGAATGAGCTGCCCACCGCTG CTCATAAGAAAGGAAGGAGAGTTCCACTCCTCTCGGCTGTTGGACGATAAGGAAATGAGGGACAGTGACGACATGCAGCTGAAAAAGAAGAACAGGAAGTCAGGAACTCCCTGCAAA gtggtggtggtggacgAGAATGGCGACTGTCCACTCAAAGTGCAGAAGAACTTCATCTGTGAGCACTGCTACGGTGCCTTCCGCAGCGGCTACCACCTGAAACGACACATCCTCATCCACACAG GGGAGAAGCCGTTTGCGTGCGACTTATGCGACATGCGGTTCATTCAGCGCTACCACCTGGAGAGACACAAGCGTGTTCACAGCGGAGAGAAGCCTTACCAATGTGAACGTTGTCAGCAG AATTTCTCCCGGACGGACCGGCTCCTGCGTCACCGGCGGCTGTGTCAGGGGCGGGCCGTCGCCAAAGTGGAGAACCAGTCCTGCTGCGACGTCAGGGCCTACTCCCAGGAACCCCCGCCCACCGCTGCCTGGAGCCCCCTGCACCCTCCCACCGGGCGCCTAGCCGTTTGa
- the LOC133110522 gene encoding zinc finger protein 740-like isoform X1: MTHLPSSSVRDHMKWAGLLGCEAVLSSMALMQASSMAGQKKMMSPLSHGQRDNNERSSQGHMILPSGMSCPPLLIRKEGEFHSSRLLDDKEMRDSDDMQLKKKNRKSGTPCKVVVVDENGDCPLKVQKNFICEHCYGAFRSGYHLKRHILIHTGEKPFECNVCDMRFIQRYHLERHKRVHSGAKLWEKPFACDLCDMRFIQRYHLKRHERIHSGEKLWEKPFACDLCDMRFIQRYHLERHKRVHSGEKPYQCERCQQNFSRTDRLLRHRRLCQGRAVAKVENQSCCDVRAYSQEPPPTAAWSPLHPPTGRLAV; this comes from the exons ATGACACACCTACCTAGCAGCTCAGTCCGTGACCACATGAAATGG GCGGGTCTGCTGGGCTGTGAAGCGGTTCTGTCCAGCATGGCTCTCATGCAGGCTAGCTCCATGGCTGGGCAGAAGAAGATGATGTCACCATTGAGTCACGGGCAGAGGGACAACAACGAGCGCAGCTCACAGGGTCACATGATCCTGCCTTCTGGAATGAGCTGCCCACCGCTG CTCATAAGAAAGGAAGGAGAGTTCCACTCCTCTCGGCTGTTGGACGATAAGGAAATGAGGGACAGTGACGACATGCAGCTGAAAAAGAAGAACAGGAAGTCAGGAACTCCCTGCAAA gtggtggtggtggacgAGAATGGCGACTGTCCACTCAAAGTGCAGAAGAACTTCATCTGTGAGCACTGCTACGGTGCCTTCCGCAGCGGCTACCACCTGAAACGACACATCCTCATCCACACAG GGGAGAAGCCGTTTGAATGCAACGTGTGCGACATGCGGTTTATTCAGCGTTACCACCTGGAGAGACACAAGCGAGTTCACAGCGGAGCAAAGCTTT GGGAGAAGCCGTTTGCATGCGACCTGTGCGACATGCGGTTTATTCAGCGTTACCACCTGAAGAGACACGAGCGAATTCACAGCGGAGAGAAGCTTT GGGAGAAGCCGTTTGCGTGCGACTTATGCGACATGCGGTTCATTCAGCGCTACCACCTGGAGAGACACAAGCGTGTTCACAGCGGAGAGAAGCCTTACCAATGTGAACGTTGTCAGCAG AATTTCTCCCGGACGGACCGGCTCCTGCGTCACCGGCGGCTGTGTCAGGGGCGGGCCGTCGCCAAAGTGGAGAACCAGTCCTGCTGCGACGTCAGGGCCTACTCCCAGGAACCCCCGCCCACCGCTGCCTGGAGCCCCCTGCACCCTCCCACCGGGCGCCTAGCCGTTTGa
- the LOC133110522 gene encoding zinc finger protein 148-like isoform X2, whose product MTHLPSSSVRDHMKWAGLLGCEAVLSSMALMQASSMAGQKKMMSPLSHGQRDNNERSSQGHMILPSGMSCPPLLIRKEGEFHSSRLLDDKEMRDSDDMQLKKKNRKSGTPCKVVVVDENGDCPLKVQKNFICEHCYGAFRSGYHLKRHILIHTGEKPFECNVCDMRFIQRYHLERHKRVHSGAKLWEKPFACDLCDMRFIQRYHLERHKRVHSGEKPYQCERCQQNFSRTDRLLRHRRLCQGRAVAKVENQSCCDVRAYSQEPPPTAAWSPLHPPTGRLAV is encoded by the exons ATGACACACCTACCTAGCAGCTCAGTCCGTGACCACATGAAATGG GCGGGTCTGCTGGGCTGTGAAGCGGTTCTGTCCAGCATGGCTCTCATGCAGGCTAGCTCCATGGCTGGGCAGAAGAAGATGATGTCACCATTGAGTCACGGGCAGAGGGACAACAACGAGCGCAGCTCACAGGGTCACATGATCCTGCCTTCTGGAATGAGCTGCCCACCGCTG CTCATAAGAAAGGAAGGAGAGTTCCACTCCTCTCGGCTGTTGGACGATAAGGAAATGAGGGACAGTGACGACATGCAGCTGAAAAAGAAGAACAGGAAGTCAGGAACTCCCTGCAAA gtggtggtggtggacgAGAATGGCGACTGTCCACTCAAAGTGCAGAAGAACTTCATCTGTGAGCACTGCTACGGTGCCTTCCGCAGCGGCTACCACCTGAAACGACACATCCTCATCCACACAG GGGAGAAGCCGTTTGAATGCAACGTGTGCGACATGCGGTTTATTCAGCGTTACCACCTGGAGAGACACAAGCGAGTTCACAGCGGAGCAAAGCTTT GGGAGAAGCCGTTTGCGTGCGACTTATGCGACATGCGGTTCATTCAGCGCTACCACCTGGAGAGACACAAGCGTGTTCACAGCGGAGAGAAGCCTTACCAATGTGAACGTTGTCAGCAG AATTTCTCCCGGACGGACCGGCTCCTGCGTCACCGGCGGCTGTGTCAGGGGCGGGCCGTCGCCAAAGTGGAGAACCAGTCCTGCTGCGACGTCAGGGCCTACTCCCAGGAACCCCCGCCCACCGCTGCCTGGAGCCCCCTGCACCCTCCCACCGGGCGCCTAGCCGTTTGa
- the LOC133110522 gene encoding zinc finger protein 148-like isoform X3: MTHLPSSSVRDHMKWAGLLGCEAVLSSMALMQASSMAGQKKMMSPLSHGQRDNNERSSQGHMILPSGMSCPPLLIRKEGEFHSSRLLDDKEMRDSDDMQLKKKNRKSGTPCKVVVVDENGDCPLKVQKNFICEHCYGAFRSGYHLKRHILIHTGEKPFACDLCDMRFIQRYHLKRHERIHSGEKLWEKPFACDLCDMRFIQRYHLERHKRVHSGEKPYQCERCQQNFSRTDRLLRHRRLCQGRAVAKVENQSCCDVRAYSQEPPPTAAWSPLHPPTGRLAV, translated from the exons ATGACACACCTACCTAGCAGCTCAGTCCGTGACCACATGAAATGG GCGGGTCTGCTGGGCTGTGAAGCGGTTCTGTCCAGCATGGCTCTCATGCAGGCTAGCTCCATGGCTGGGCAGAAGAAGATGATGTCACCATTGAGTCACGGGCAGAGGGACAACAACGAGCGCAGCTCACAGGGTCACATGATCCTGCCTTCTGGAATGAGCTGCCCACCGCTG CTCATAAGAAAGGAAGGAGAGTTCCACTCCTCTCGGCTGTTGGACGATAAGGAAATGAGGGACAGTGACGACATGCAGCTGAAAAAGAAGAACAGGAAGTCAGGAACTCCCTGCAAA gtggtggtggtggacgAGAATGGCGACTGTCCACTCAAAGTGCAGAAGAACTTCATCTGTGAGCACTGCTACGGTGCCTTCCGCAGCGGCTACCACCTGAAACGACACATCCTCATCCACACAG GGGAGAAGCCGTTTGCATGCGACCTGTGCGACATGCGGTTTATTCAGCGTTACCACCTGAAGAGACACGAGCGAATTCACAGCGGAGAGAAGCTTT GGGAGAAGCCGTTTGCGTGCGACTTATGCGACATGCGGTTCATTCAGCGCTACCACCTGGAGAGACACAAGCGTGTTCACAGCGGAGAGAAGCCTTACCAATGTGAACGTTGTCAGCAG AATTTCTCCCGGACGGACCGGCTCCTGCGTCACCGGCGGCTGTGTCAGGGGCGGGCCGTCGCCAAAGTGGAGAACCAGTCCTGCTGCGACGTCAGGGCCTACTCCCAGGAACCCCCGCCCACCGCTGCCTGGAGCCCCCTGCACCCTCCCACCGGGCGCCTAGCCGTTTGa